Genomic DNA from Magnetococcales bacterium:
GGGAGCGAAGTGATAGGGTGTTGAATGCCCGACCCCGGTGGCCGGTGGCCGACATTTGCAGTTGAAGGTCTATCCGATCCCGTGAACGGCCTGATTCGGGGCTTGATGGCAGGGACTCGATAGCAAAAAAGGAAGTCAGGGAAACAATGAGTACATCCAGTGAAACCAACATGAATGGAGGGGGTGCCACCGCTGACAACCCCCGGGTTGCGGTGATTGGCGCGGGATCGTGGGGGACGGCCCTGGCGAGCGTTTTGGCCAGCAAATGTCCGACGGTGACCCTCTGGTGTCTGGAGCAGGAGGTGGCGGACGGAATCAACCAGACCCACAAAAATCCGGTCTATATTTCCGACCTGCCCCTGCCGGAAAACATCCAGGCCGAGACCGATCTGGAAAAGGTCGCTTCCAGCCACGATATTTTGGTGATGGTGATTCCCACCCAGTTTACCCGGGGGGTGCTGCAAAAAATTGCCCCGTTGGTGGGTCCGGAGGTGATATTGGTGTCCGCCTCCAAGGGGGTCGAGGTGGCGACACTCACGCTGATTTCCCAAATTTATGAGGAAGTGTTAGGCCCGGAACGGGGTTTGGGCACCTGCTATCTTTCCGGCCCCTCTTTTGCCCGGGAGGTGATTTTGCGCCATCCCACGGCGGTGGCCATTGCCGGGCAGAATATCGCTCGGGTGAAGCAAATCCAGGCGCTTTTTTCAACCCCCTTTTTCCGCACCTACAGCACCGAGGATGTGGTGGGGGTGGAGTTGGGCGGGGCGCTTAAAAATGTCATTGCCCTGGCTGCCGGCATCAGCGATGGCTTGGGGTTGGGTTCCAGCGCCCGGGCGGCGCTCATCACCCGGGGGTTGAGTGAAATCATTCGCTTGGGGGTTCGCTTGGGAGCGTGTCCTGAGACTTTTTCGGGGCTATCGGGGTTGGGGGATCTGCTCCTGACCGCCACGACCGACCTCAGCCGCAACCGCACCGTGGGAAAGCGTTTGGGTAAGGGGGAGAGCCTGGAGGAGATTCAGAAGGGCTCCCGGGAGGTGGCGGAGGGGGTCAAAACCACCTACAGTGTGCACCATCTAGCCCAAAAGCTGGGGGTGGAGATGCCGATTACGGCGGCGGTCTATGCCATTGTCCACGAGGGCCGCACCCCCAAATCGGTGGTGACGGAGTTGATGGAGCGGGATTTGAAACCGGAAAATGAGATATAATCGATTATTGCGTCCAGCCATGGATCAACAGGGCTGATATTTGTGCGATAGCGTGAAAGGGTGGCAGTGATGGAGATCAAAGAGCTGGTCAAAGACAAACTCGCCAGGCACAACAACCGCAAAACCCGCGACCGGTTTCGCCGCATCGGCCTGCTTTTGATTCCCAGTGCACCGGAGGTGGTGGATGAGTTGTTGGACGAATTGGAAAAAGAGGCGGAGTTGAGCGAGTTTTTTGCCGATCAAAATTTCCGCCCCAAGCTGCGCGAAGCGATCATTCTCTGGCTGGAGGCGCTCTTTACGGAAAAGAACGATGTCGCTATCGAAGCATTTATTGATCGGCAGATTGAAGTAGGCCGCAAGCATGCCGACAAGCAGGTCAATATTCTCTATATCCACCATGGGGCGTCGATTTTAAAGCGGGAGCTGAATGATCGCTTGCGGAAAAACTCCAAGGGCAAGAAGGGATTTCTCAAGTCGTTGCAGATTATCGACGAACTTTTTGACGTGGTGCTCTCTCTGGTTTCCATCAGCTATATCGATTTTTCCAAGGACACCACCACCACCACTTTTTGATTGATTTTGCTCCAGCCCCCTCCCCTATTCACTCAGTGGATGGCGCTTTTGGTATCCACCAACACCGCTTCCACCTGCTCCCCCAGCAGGATGATGGTGCCGGTGCGGGGGGTGGGATGGTTGAGAATATAGTTGAATTCATAAATCCGCCGCACCCGCAGCTGTCCTCCGGGGTCTCGCTTCAGCCGTAGATGGGTGATGGCGACGGTATCGTCCAGCAGCTCCGCTTCCATCTCCTGGCAGGTTCCTTTCGCCACCCTCAAAGCCCGCTCCCTGGCTTTCATGCTGAAATACCAGTAGATCCCAATCAAAATGATGATGGCGAGGGGAATGTTGGTGTCCATGGATGTCGATTCCCCGTTTTAAAGGTTGAGCCCGCCAAAAACCGCTACCAAGCCCCATCTTAGCCCATTCCCCCCCACCCCACCATTGCCCTTGCCC
This window encodes:
- a CDS encoding NAD(P)-dependent glycerol-3-phosphate dehydrogenase, producing the protein MNGGGATADNPRVAVIGAGSWGTALASVLASKCPTVTLWCLEQEVADGINQTHKNPVYISDLPLPENIQAETDLEKVASSHDILVMVIPTQFTRGVLQKIAPLVGPEVILVSASKGVEVATLTLISQIYEEVLGPERGLGTCYLSGPSFAREVILRHPTAVAIAGQNIARVKQIQALFSTPFFRTYSTEDVVGVELGGALKNVIALAAGISDGLGLGSSARAALITRGLSEIIRLGVRLGACPETFSGLSGLGDLLLTATTDLSRNRTVGKRLGKGESLEEIQKGSREVAEGVKTTYSVHHLAQKLGVEMPITAAVYAIVHEGRTPKSVVTELMERDLKPENEI
- a CDS encoding DUF3301 domain-containing protein, producing the protein MDTNIPLAIIILIGIYWYFSMKARERALRVAKGTCQEMEAELLDDTVAITHLRLKRDPGGQLRVRRIYEFNYILNHPTPRTGTIILLGEQVEAVLVDTKSAIH